The Methylotenera sp. G11 genome includes a window with the following:
- the rpoC gene encoding DNA-directed RNA polymerase subunit beta', whose product MKALLDLFKQVTQEEEFDAIKIALASPEKIRSWSYGEVKKPETINYRTFKPERDGLFCAKIFGPIKDYECLCGKYKRLKHRGVICEKCGVEVTLSKVRRERMGHIDLASPVAHIWFLKSLPSRLGMVLDIALRDIERVLYFEAFIVVDPGMTPLTRGQLLTEDDYLAKVEEYGDEFNAVMGAEAVRELLRTMDIEREITNLRQELGATGSEAKIKKIAKRLKVLEAFQKSGIKPEWMILEILPVLPPELRPLVPLDGGRFATSDLNDLYRRVINRNNRLKRLLELKAPEIIVRNEKRMLQEAVDSLLDNGRRGKVMTGANKRPLKSLADMIKGKGGRFRQNLLGKRVDYSGRSVIVVGPQLKLHQCGLPKKMALELFKPFIFHKLEVLGLATTIKAAKKKVEEEGPEVWDILEDVIREHPVLLNRAPTLHRLGIQAFEPILIEGKAIQLHPLVCAAFNADFDGDQMAVHVPLSLEAQMEARTLMLASNNVLSPANGEPIIVPSQDIVLGLYYMTREKVNARGTGMRFADVKEVQRAFDQNLIDLHAKITVRIQEFDVDLNGVKNEKITRYETTVGRALLSHILPAGLPFSTIDKALKKKEISRLINTSFRKVGIRETVIFADKLMYTGYSYATKAGISISINDMLVPTEKEQLIAAADAEVKEIEDQYVSGLVTQGERYNKVVDIWGRAGDKVADAMMKQLREEDVLDADGKQIKDAAGKVLRQESFNAIYMMADSGARGSAAQVRQLAGMRGLMAKPDGSIIETPIKANFRDGLNVLQYFISTHGARKGLADTALKTANSGYLTRRLVDVTQDLVVTEHDCGTTDGLVTKALVKGGEVIEPLHDRILGRTAALDVINPETQEVIYPAGTLLTEDEVEHLDALGIDEVKVRTALTCDTRYGICAKCYGRDLGRGKLISQGESVGVIAAQSIGEPGTQLTMRTFHIGGAVSRAASVSQVESKSNGVLNFTSTMRYVTNVRNEQVVISRNGEVVIVDDNGRERERHKVPYGATLQITDGKTIKAGQAIATWDPHTRPIITEYAGFVKFENVEEGITVAKQIDDVTGLSSLVVIDPKQRAGQTKGLRPQVKLLDGNGVEVKLAGGDQPVNVTFQIGCIINVKDGQEVGVGEVLARVPQESSKTRDITGGLPRVAELFEARSPKDAGMLAEVTGTVSFGKDTKGKQRLVITDLDGISSEYLIPKDKHVTAHDGQVVTKGETIVDGPADPQDILRLQGREALARYIIDEVQDVYRLQGVKINDKHIEVIVRQMLRRVRVTDAGDTSFILGEQVERADLLAENEQVIAQDKRPAQFEYVLLGITKASLSTDSFISAASFQETTRVLTEAAILGKRDDLRGLKENVIVGRLIPAGTGLAYHEARKRAAVAGGVPTANAAVASAAVEAEVVTEEVVSEVSGEVDAE is encoded by the coding sequence ATGAAAGCTCTATTAGACCTATTTAAACAGGTAACGCAAGAAGAAGAGTTTGATGCGATCAAGATTGCGTTAGCTTCACCTGAGAAAATCCGTTCATGGTCATATGGCGAAGTGAAAAAGCCAGAAACCATTAACTACCGTACTTTCAAGCCTGAGCGTGATGGTTTGTTCTGCGCAAAAATCTTTGGCCCAATCAAAGATTACGAGTGCTTGTGCGGTAAATACAAACGCCTGAAACATCGCGGTGTAATCTGCGAAAAATGCGGTGTGGAAGTCACATTGTCAAAAGTACGTCGTGAGCGTATGGGTCACATTGACCTCGCATCACCGGTTGCGCACATCTGGTTCCTGAAATCATTACCAAGCCGTTTGGGTATGGTATTGGATATCGCATTACGTGATATCGAACGTGTGTTGTACTTTGAAGCATTCATCGTGGTTGACCCTGGCATGACGCCACTGACACGCGGTCAGTTGCTGACAGAAGACGACTACCTGGCAAAAGTAGAAGAGTACGGTGATGAATTTAACGCGGTCATGGGTGCTGAAGCTGTTCGTGAACTGCTGCGTACGATGGACATCGAGCGTGAAATCACTAACTTGCGCCAGGAGCTGGGCGCTACCGGTTCTGAAGCCAAGATCAAGAAAATTGCTAAACGTTTGAAAGTGTTGGAAGCATTCCAGAAATCCGGCATTAAGCCAGAGTGGATGATTCTTGAAATCCTGCCGGTATTGCCACCGGAATTGCGTCCATTGGTACCGTTGGATGGCGGCCGTTTTGCAACTTCAGATCTGAACGATCTGTATCGCCGCGTGATCAACCGTAACAACCGTCTGAAACGTCTGCTGGAGCTGAAAGCGCCAGAAATCATCGTGCGTAACGAAAAACGCATGCTGCAGGAAGCTGTGGACTCATTGCTGGACAATGGCCGTCGCGGTAAGGTAATGACAGGCGCGAACAAGCGTCCGCTCAAATCACTGGCAGACATGATTAAAGGTAAAGGCGGTCGTTTCCGTCAGAACTTGCTCGGTAAGCGTGTGGACTACTCTGGCCGTTCAGTGATTGTGGTGGGCCCGCAATTGAAACTGCATCAATGCGGTTTGCCTAAGAAAATGGCGTTGGAATTATTCAAACCATTCATTTTCCACAAGCTGGAAGTGTTGGGCTTAGCGACTACCATCAAGGCAGCGAAGAAAAAGGTAGAAGAAGAAGGACCAGAAGTATGGGATATCCTCGAGGACGTGATCCGCGAGCATCCTGTACTGCTGAACCGTGCGCCTACCTTGCACCGTTTGGGTATTCAGGCGTTTGAGCCTATCCTGATCGAAGGTAAAGCGATCCAGTTGCATCCGTTGGTTTGTGCGGCATTCAACGCCGACTTTGACGGTGACCAGATGGCGGTTCACGTTCCATTGAGCCTTGAGGCGCAAATGGAAGCACGTACCCTGATGCTTGCATCAAACAACGTGCTGTCACCTGCTAACGGTGAGCCTATCATCGTTCCGTCACAGGATATCGTGTTGGGTCTGTACTACATGACGCGTGAAAAAGTAAATGCACGCGGCACAGGTATGCGTTTTGCAGACGTGAAAGAGGTTCAGCGTGCGTTTGACCAGAACCTGATTGACCTGCATGCAAAAATTACCGTGCGTATCCAGGAGTTTGATGTTGACCTGAATGGCGTGAAGAACGAGAAGATCACACGTTACGAAACTACAGTTGGCCGTGCGTTGTTGTCACATATACTGCCAGCAGGCTTGCCGTTCAGCACCATTGACAAGGCCCTGAAAAAGAAAGAAATTTCAAGACTGATCAACACCAGCTTCCGTAAGGTTGGTATCCGTGAAACCGTTATCTTTGCAGATAAGCTGATGTATACCGGTTACTCTTACGCGACTAAAGCGGGTATTTCTATCAGTATTAACGATATGCTGGTACCTACAGAAAAAGAGCAGCTGATTGCCGCTGCCGATGCTGAAGTTAAAGAGATTGAAGACCAGTACGTTTCAGGCCTGGTAACCCAGGGTGAGCGTTACAACAAGGTGGTGGACATCTGGGGTCGTGCCGGTGATAAAGTTGCCGATGCGATGATGAAGCAGTTGCGTGAAGAAGATGTGCTGGATGCTGATGGCAAGCAGATTAAAGATGCTGCCGGTAAGGTGCTACGCCAGGAATCATTCAACGCTATTTATATGATGGCCGACTCAGGCGCGCGTGGTTCTGCGGCGCAGGTACGTCAGCTTGCAGGTATGCGTGGCCTGATGGCGAAACCGGATGGCTCTATCATTGAAACACCGATTAAAGCGAACTTCCGTGATGGCCTGAACGTGTTGCAATACTTTATTTCAACCCACGGTGCCCGTAAGGGTCTGGCTGACACGGCGTTGAAAACAGCGAACTCAGGTTACCTGACACGTCGTCTGGTTGATGTGACGCAAGATCTGGTTGTGACCGAGCATGATTGCGGCACTACCGATGGCCTGGTCACTAAAGCGCTGGTCAAAGGCGGTGAAGTGATCGAGCCGTTGCATGACCGTATCCTGGGCCGTACAGCCGCTTTGGATGTGATCAATCCTGAAACGCAGGAAGTGATCTACCCAGCCGGTACCTTGCTCACGGAAGATGAAGTTGAGCATCTGGATGCCTTGGGCATTGATGAAGTGAAAGTGCGTACAGCGCTGACTTGTGATACACGTTACGGTATTTGTGCCAAGTGTTATGGCCGTGATCTGGGTCGTGGCAAGCTGATCAGCCAAGGTGAGTCTGTAGGTGTGATCGCGGCGCAATCTATCGGTGAGCCAGGTACACAGCTGACCATGCGTACATTCCACATCGGTGGTGCGGTATCGCGTGCGGCTTCAGTATCTCAGGTTGAAAGTAAATCCAACGGTGTTCTGAACTTCACTTCAACCATGCGTTATGTGACTAACGTACGTAACGAGCAGGTGGTGATTTCACGTAATGGTGAAGTGGTGATTGTGGATGACAATGGCCGTGAGCGTGAGCGTCATAAAGTGCCATACGGTGCAACATTGCAGATTACTGACGGCAAGACTATCAAAGCCGGTCAGGCAATCGCGACATGGGATCCGCATACGCGTCCGATTATCACCGAGTATGCAGGCTTCGTTAAATTCGAAAACGTAGAAGAAGGTATCACTGTTGCTAAACAGATCGATGATGTGACTGGTTTGTCATCATTGGTGGTGATTGATCCTAAACAACGTGCAGGTCAAACCAAAGGTTTGCGTCCGCAAGTTAAATTGCTGGATGGCAATGGTGTCGAGGTCAAGCTTGCAGGTGGTGACCAGCCAGTTAACGTAACATTCCAGATCGGTTGTATCATCAACGTGAAAGATGGCCAGGAAGTTGGTGTGGGTGAAGTTCTGGCCCGCGTACCGCAAGAGTCATCTAAAACGCGTGATATTACCGGTGGTCTGCCGCGTGTAGCCGAATTGTTCGAAGCGCGTTCACCAAAAGATGCAGGTATGCTTGCTGAAGTGACAGGTACGGTGTCGTTCGGTAAAGATACCAAAGGTAAGCAGCGTCTGGTAATCACTGATCTGGATGGTATTTCAAGCGAGTACCTGATCCCTAAAGATAAGCATGTGACTGCGCATGACGGTCAAGTGGTGACTAAGGGTGAAACGATTGTTGACGGCCCGGCTGACCCGCAAGATATTTTACGTTTACAAGGCCGTGAAGCTTTGGCGCGTTACATCATTGACGAAGTGCAAGACGTTTACCGTCTGCAAGGCGTTAAGATCAATGACAAGCATATCGAGGTGATTGTGCGTCAGATGCTGCGTCGTGTTCGAGTGACCGATGCGGGCGACACAAGCTTTATTCTGGGTGAGCAAGTTGAGCGTGCTGATTTGCTGGCTGAAAATGAACAGGTCATTGCGCAAGACAAGCGTCCTGCACAGTTTGAATATGTATTGCTTGGTATTACTAAAGCATCATTATCAACAGACTCATTCATCTCAGCTGCGTCATTCCAGGAAACAACACGTGTGTTAACCGAAGCGGCGATCTTGGGCAAACGTGATGATTTACGTGGTTTGAAAGAAAACGTCATTGTTGGTCGTTTGATTCCGGCTGGTACCGGCCTGGCTTATCACGAAGCGCGTAAGCGTGCAGCGGTTGCCGGCGGTGTGCCAACTGCAAATGCAGCGGTTGCTTCAGCAGCTGTTGAAGCTGAAGTGGTGACAGAAGAAGTAGTATCGGAAGTAAGTGGAGAAGTAGACGCAGAATAA
- the rpsL gene encoding 30S ribosomal protein S12 produces MPTINQLVRKPRVKVVTKSKVPALEACPQKRGVCTRVYTTTPKKPNSALRKVAKVRLTNGYEVISYIGGEGHNLQEHSVVLLRGGRVKDLPGVRYHMVRGSLDTAGVKDRKQSRSKYGAKRPKEAKAK; encoded by the coding sequence ATGCCAACCATCAATCAGTTAGTACGTAAACCACGCGTTAAAGTGGTCACTAAGAGCAAAGTGCCAGCACTTGAAGCTTGTCCACAAAAACGTGGTGTTTGCACCCGTGTTTATACTACTACACCTAAAAAGCCTAACTCAGCTTTGCGTAAGGTTGCTAAAGTGCGCCTGACAAACGGCTATGAAGTTATTAGCTACATCGGCGGTGAAGGTCATAACTTGCAAGAGCACAGCGTGGTATTGCTGCGCGGTGGTCGTGTAAAAGACTTGCCAGGTGTGCGTTACCATATGGTGCGCGGTAGTTTGGATACAGCAGGTGTTAAAGATCGTAAACAATCACGTTCTAAATACGGTGCTAAGCGTCCTAAAGAAGCTAAAGCTAAGTAA
- the rpsG gene encoding 30S ribosomal protein S7, with amino-acid sequence MPRRREVPKRNILPDPKFGSQEVSKFVNVLMTGGKKSVAERILYGAFDQVTSKTSKDALEVFTLALTNLRPLVEVKSRRVGGANYQVPVEVRPSRRSALAMRWLRDAARKRGEKSMGLRLAAELIEASEGRGSAMKKREEVHRMAEANKAFSHFRF; translated from the coding sequence ATGCCAAGACGTAGAGAAGTCCCCAAACGCAATATTCTGCCGGATCCAAAATTCGGTAGCCAAGAAGTATCGAAATTTGTAAACGTACTGATGACCGGTGGTAAAAAATCTGTTGCCGAGCGTATTTTGTACGGTGCTTTCGACCAGGTAACTAGCAAGACAAGTAAAGATGCGCTGGAAGTGTTTACACTCGCGCTTACAAACTTGCGTCCTTTGGTTGAAGTTAAGAGTCGCCGTGTTGGTGGTGCTAACTACCAGGTGCCTGTTGAGGTTCGTCCAAGCCGTCGTAGTGCTCTGGCAATGCGTTGGCTGCGTGATGCAGCGCGTAAACGCGGTGAGAAGTCCATGGGTCTGCGTCTGGCGGCCGAGTTGATTGAGGCTTCAGAAGGCCGTGGCTCAGCGATGAAGAAGCGTGAAGAAGTTCATCGTATGGCAGAAGCTAATAAAGCGTTCTCACACTTCAGGTTTTAA